One Methylocapsa sp. D3K7 DNA window includes the following coding sequences:
- a CDS encoding cold-shock protein, translating to MSNGTVKWFNPAKGFGFIQPDSGGTDIFVHISAVERAGLSSLNEGQKVSFDEERDPKKGKTSAVNIKVL from the coding sequence ATGTCGAACGGCACCGTGAAGTGGTTTAACCCTGCCAAGGGTTTCGGGTTTATTCAGCCGGACAGCGGTGGCACCGATATTTTTGTTCACATCAGTGCCGTCGAGCGTGCTGGTCTGAGCAGCTTGAATGAAGGACAAAAGGTGTCGTTTGACGAAGAGCGCGACCCAAAGAAGGGAAAGACCTCTGCCGTCAACATTAAGGTTCTCTAA
- the amoC gene encoding bacterial ammonia monooxygenase, subunit AmoC produces the protein MSLVTETARTGEAAAVAEAPLLDGRPVILGTLAICTFYVGVRIYEQVFGWYAGLDSFAPEFTTYWMTILYIEEPVELISFLALVGWMWKTRDRDIASVQPREEMRRIFNLLCWILVYGVAIYWGASYFTEQDGTWHMTVIRDTDFTPSHIIEFYMSYPMYIVVGVGGFMYARTRLPTFALKGWSVAYVLLFVGPFMIFPNVGLNEWGHTFWFMEELFVAPLHWMFVFFGWFSLAVFGVALQILGRVGELCKGYEDLLGVEPAE, from the coding sequence ATGAGCTTAGTAACTGAAACTGCGCGGACCGGCGAGGCCGCGGCCGTCGCCGAGGCGCCGCTTCTCGACGGGAGACCTGTCATTCTTGGCACGCTGGCGATCTGCACCTTCTATGTCGGCGTGCGCATCTATGAACAAGTTTTTGGCTGGTACGCCGGGCTCGATTCCTTCGCGCCCGAATTCACCACCTACTGGATGACCATCCTCTACATCGAGGAACCGGTCGAATTGATCTCCTTCCTCGCCCTCGTGGGCTGGATGTGGAAGACCCGCGACAGGGACATCGCAAGTGTCCAGCCGCGTGAAGAAATGCGCCGTATCTTTAATCTACTGTGCTGGATTCTTGTGTATGGCGTGGCGATTTACTGGGGCGCCAGCTACTTCACCGAGCAGGATGGCACCTGGCACATGACCGTCATCCGTGACACCGACTTCACCCCGAGCCATATCATCGAGTTCTATATGAGCTACCCGATGTATATCGTCGTCGGCGTGGGCGGCTTCATGTATGCCCGCACGCGTCTTCCGACCTTCGCGCTCAAGGGCTGGTCGGTTGCTTACGTTCTGCTGTTCGTCGGCCCGTTCATGATCTTCCCGAACGTCGGGCTCAATGAATGGGGCCACACCTTCTGGTTCATGGAGGAACTGTTCGTTGCTCCGCTGCACTGGATGTTCGTGTTCTTTGGCTGGTTCTCGCTCGCGGTGTTCGGCGTTGCCCTGCAGATCCTTGGCCGTGTTGGCGAGCTCTGCAAAGGCTACGAAGACCTGCTCGGTGTCGAACCGGCGGAATAA
- the ftsH gene encoding ATP-dependent zinc metalloprotease FtsH, with protein MNPNFRNFALWVIIILLVVALVMLFQNPGQRVPSQDIAFSQLLNEVDQGHVREVTIAGNEITGHFTDNRAFATYSPNDPSLVQSLYKKNVSITAKPPTENTNWLMTLLVNGLPLIAIIGVWIFLSRRMQGGAGTAMGLGKSKAKLLTEAHGRATFEDVAGVDEAKEDLQEIVEFLRDPQRFQKLGGRIPRGVLLVGPPGTGKTLLARAIAGEANVPFFTISGSDFVEMFVGVGASRVRDMFEQAKKNSPCIIFIDEIDAVGRRRGAGLGGGNDEREQTLNQLLVEMDGFEANVSIILIAATNRPDVLDPALMRPGRFDRQIVVSNPDIVGRERILKVHVRKVPLAPDVELKTVARGTPGFSGADLMNLVNEAALLAARRGKRVVTMSEFEDSKDKIMMGAERRTMVMTEQEKMLTAYHEGGHAIVALNVVATDPVHKATIIPRGRALGMVMQLPERDKLSMSYEQMTSRLAICMGGRVSEEIVFGKEKITSGAQSDIEQATNLARAMVTRWGFSEELGTVMYGDNNQDEVFLGYSMGRQQTISEATAQKIDAGVRRLVEAGLAEATKIITEKRQDLETLAKGLLEYETLTGEEIVGLLKGHLPVRDTDNDYQPPMHGSPVPSTGVLRPKSGPELGGLEPQPQG; from the coding sequence ATGAACCCGAATTTCCGGAATTTTGCGCTTTGGGTAATCATTATCCTGCTTGTTGTCGCGCTCGTAATGCTGTTCCAAAATCCTGGACAGCGGGTTCCGTCGCAGGACATTGCCTTCAGCCAGCTTCTGAACGAAGTTGACCAGGGTCACGTCCGCGAGGTGACGATCGCCGGCAATGAGATTACCGGGCATTTCACCGACAATCGGGCCTTCGCCACTTATTCGCCAAATGACCCGTCGCTGGTCCAAAGTCTCTATAAAAAGAATGTTTCGATCACCGCCAAGCCGCCGACGGAAAACACCAATTGGCTCATGACGCTGCTCGTCAACGGGCTGCCCCTGATCGCAATCATCGGCGTCTGGATCTTTTTGTCCCGGCGAATGCAGGGCGGCGCTGGTACGGCCATGGGGTTGGGCAAGTCCAAGGCGAAACTCCTAACGGAGGCGCATGGGCGGGCCACTTTCGAAGATGTCGCGGGCGTCGATGAGGCCAAGGAAGATCTCCAGGAGATTGTCGAGTTCTTGCGTGATCCCCAGCGCTTCCAAAAGCTTGGCGGGCGGATTCCGCGTGGCGTCTTGCTCGTTGGCCCCCCCGGTACCGGCAAGACCTTGCTTGCGCGGGCCATCGCCGGCGAAGCCAACGTGCCTTTCTTCACGATTTCCGGCTCGGATTTCGTCGAAATGTTTGTTGGCGTCGGCGCCAGCCGTGTCCGCGACATGTTCGAGCAAGCCAAGAAGAATTCGCCTTGCATCATCTTCATCGATGAAATCGATGCCGTCGGCAGGCGCCGTGGCGCCGGACTTGGCGGCGGCAATGACGAGCGCGAGCAGACCTTGAATCAACTTCTCGTCGAGATGGACGGCTTCGAAGCCAATGTGAGCATCATCCTGATCGCGGCGACCAACCGCCCCGATGTGCTCGACCCCGCGCTTATGCGCCCGGGCCGCTTCGACCGGCAGATTGTCGTGTCGAACCCCGACATCGTCGGCCGTGAGCGTATTCTCAAGGTGCATGTCCGCAAGGTTCCACTCGCCCCGGACGTCGAGTTGAAGACGGTGGCGCGCGGCACTCCCGGTTTTTCCGGCGCCGACCTGATGAATCTCGTCAACGAGGCAGCGTTGCTTGCGGCAAGGCGTGGCAAGCGCGTTGTCACCATGTCCGAGTTCGAGGATTCGAAAGACAAGATCATGATGGGCGCCGAACGCCGCACCATGGTCATGACCGAGCAGGAGAAAATGCTGACCGCTTATCATGAGGGCGGCCATGCGATTGTCGCTCTCAATGTCGTCGCCACCGATCCGGTGCATAAGGCGACGATCATCCCTCGCGGCCGGGCGCTGGGCATGGTCATGCAGCTTCCTGAACGCGACAAGCTTTCGATGAGCTACGAGCAGATGACCTCGCGGCTTGCCATCTGCATGGGCGGCCGGGTTTCGGAAGAGATCGTCTTCGGCAAGGAGAAGATCACCTCCGGTGCCCAATCCGACATCGAGCAAGCGACAAATCTCGCCCGCGCGATGGTGACGCGCTGGGGTTTCTCCGAGGAACTTGGCACTGTGATGTATGGCGACAATAATCAGGACGAGGTTTTCCTTGGCTATTCGATGGGGCGCCAGCAAACCATCTCCGAGGCGACCGCTCAGAAGATCGACGCGGGAGTGCGCCGCTTGGTGGAGGCAGGTCTCGCCGAAGCAACGAAGATCATCACCGAGAAGCGCCAGGATCTCGAAACGCTCGCCAAGGGCCTCCTCGAATATGAAACGCTGACCGGCGAAGAGATTGTGGGGCTTTTAAAGGGGCATCTCCCAGTACGCGATACAGATAACGATTATCAGCCACCGATGCATGGTTCTCCCGTCCCCTCCACCGGCGTCCTTCGTCCCAAATCAGGCCCTGAGCTTGGCGGATTGGAGCCGCAACCGCAGGGCTGA